A single region of the Lagopus muta isolate bLagMut1 chromosome 24, bLagMut1 primary, whole genome shotgun sequence genome encodes:
- the LOC125684148 gene encoding complement decay-accelerating factor-like isoform X1 — MLHPLPAFQSGCWQPAAHCRAAGTAAMGSGEGGKHPDTSSCWARAAVQGSIHPALLLALLWLLGMPTAHGACGPPPPMTHSQPSSVEQLSSFPVGSRVTYMCLRGAIRIPGALDTVQCLPGSYWSELRDPCGLSCATPTSMHFAALSEVDEMINFYPVGFTVSYVCRPGYENISESQPTSTCLESLTWSEVPELCQRKSCGPPEAPPAGRILQPTDFLFGTHVNVLCDEGYQLHGRNFIRCWLKGDDVEWSELPTCELITCSSPPRISNGRHDGEGVEKFAYNSTVTYSCDSGFQLIGNVSIRCTRAENARGVWSGAVPQCKEKSPPVKLGIKPMERSPPPQGSQRRDLKPPKKTFTMEMKMSLYKKSLQNTNSFSSSSSFSRKPGSCATSALKFVMPLYKTQSSFSPGTHKQSPCSPKYRSISAVFPKAGCSENTWWSKAAAFCGTDAVLFHPRKVVGSQENLDVAEVLLSPISHPLQKALLPVGVASVGLETAGNVSRK; from the exons ATGCTGCATCCCCTCCCAGCTTTCCAAAGcggctgctggcagccagcagcacactgcagagcagcaggaactgCTGCGATGGGGTCTGGAGAAGGAGGGAAGCACCCAGACACCTCGAGCTGCTGGGCTcgtgctgcagtgcagggatCCATACATCCTGCActgctcctggctctgctgtggcTCCTTGGCATGCCGACGGCTCATG GTGCCTGTGGGCCCCCTCCTCCCATGACCCACTCCCAGCCCTCCAGCGTcgagcagctcagcagcttcCCTGTGGGCTCCAGGGTGACCTACATGTGTCTGCGCGGTGCTATCAGGATCCCCGGGGCATTGGACACGGTGCAGTGCCTGCCTGGCTCATACTGGTCGGAGCTGCGCGATCCCTGTGGCT TGAGCTGCGCTACCCCGACCTCAATGCACTTTGCTGCCCTGTCCGAGGTGGATGAGATGATCAATTTCTATCCTGTTGGGTTCACTGTGAGCTACGTCTGCCGCCCTGGTTATGAGAACATCTCAGAAAGCCAACCCACCAGCACCTGCCTTGAGAGCCTGACGTGGTCAGAGGTCCCGGAGTTATGCCAGA GGAAATCCTGCGGTCCCCCAGAGGCCCCACCTGCAGGGAGGATCCTCCAACCCACAGATTTTCTGTTTGGCACACATGTGAACGTGCTCTGCGATGAGGG GTACCAACTCCACGGGAGGAATTTCATCCGCTGTTGGCTTAAAGGAGATGACGTTGAGTGGAGTGAACTTCCAACCTGTGAAC TAATCACCTGCTCTTCACCTCCTCGGATCAGCAACGGGAGGCACGATGGTGAAGGTGTAGAAAAGTTTGCTTACAACTCAACAGTGACCTACAGCTGTGACTCTGGCTTCCAACTCATTGGGAATGTGAGCATCCGTTGTACGAGAGCAGAGAATGCAAGAGGGGTCTGGAGTGGAGCAGTGCCCCAATGTAAAG AGAAAAGCCCACCTGTCAAACTTGGAATAAAACCCATGGAAAGGAGTCCTCCTCCCCAGG gttCCCAGAGACGTGACCTCAAACCACCCAAGAAGACTTTCacaatggaaatgaaaatgagccTCTATAAGAAGTCACTCCAAAACACCaactccttctcctcctcttcttcgTTCTCCAGGAAGCCAG GGAGCTGTGCCACCTCAGCTCTCAAATTTGTGATGCCTCTGTACAAAACCCAAAGCTCCTTCTCTCCTGGAACCCACAAGCAATCTCCGTGTTCTCCCAAGTATCgcagcatctctgctgttttccccaaggctggctgctctgaaaacacGTGGTGGTCTAAAGCTGCAGCATTTTGTGGAA ctgatGCTGTGTTGTTCCACCCCAGAAAGGTCGTGGGCAGCCAGGAGAACCTGGACGTGGCAGAAGTGCTGCTATCACCGATTTCCCATCCGCTGCAAAAGGCTCTTTTACCTGTAGGAGTGGCGAGTGTTGGTTTGGAAACAGCAGGAAATGtaagcagaaaataa
- the LOC125684148 gene encoding complement decay-accelerating factor-like isoform X2 has translation MLHPLPAFQSGCWQPAAHCRAAGTAAMGSGEGGKHPDTSSCWARAAVQGSIHPALLLALLWLLGMPTAHGACGPPPPMTHSQPSSVEQLSSFPVGSRVTYMCLRGAIRIPGALDTVQCLPGSYWSELRDPCGLSCATPTSMHFAALSEVDEMINFYPVGFTVSYVCRPGYENISESQPTSTCLESLTWSEVPELCQRKSCGPPEAPPAGRILQPTDFLFGTHVNVLCDEGYQLHGRNFIRCWLKGDDVEWSELPTCELITCSSPPRISNGRHDGEGVEKFAYNSTVTYSCDSGFQLIGNVSIRCTRAENARGVWSGAVPQCKEKSPPVKLGIKPMERSPPPQGSQRRDLKPPKKTFTMEMKMSLYKKSLQNTNSFSSSSSFSRKPGSCATSALKFVMPLYKTQSSFSPGTHKQSPCSPKYRSISAVFPKAGCSENTWWSKAAAFCGKRSWAARRTWTWQKCCYHRFPIRCKRLFYL, from the exons ATGCTGCATCCCCTCCCAGCTTTCCAAAGcggctgctggcagccagcagcacactgcagagcagcaggaactgCTGCGATGGGGTCTGGAGAAGGAGGGAAGCACCCAGACACCTCGAGCTGCTGGGCTcgtgctgcagtgcagggatCCATACATCCTGCActgctcctggctctgctgtggcTCCTTGGCATGCCGACGGCTCATG GTGCCTGTGGGCCCCCTCCTCCCATGACCCACTCCCAGCCCTCCAGCGTcgagcagctcagcagcttcCCTGTGGGCTCCAGGGTGACCTACATGTGTCTGCGCGGTGCTATCAGGATCCCCGGGGCATTGGACACGGTGCAGTGCCTGCCTGGCTCATACTGGTCGGAGCTGCGCGATCCCTGTGGCT TGAGCTGCGCTACCCCGACCTCAATGCACTTTGCTGCCCTGTCCGAGGTGGATGAGATGATCAATTTCTATCCTGTTGGGTTCACTGTGAGCTACGTCTGCCGCCCTGGTTATGAGAACATCTCAGAAAGCCAACCCACCAGCACCTGCCTTGAGAGCCTGACGTGGTCAGAGGTCCCGGAGTTATGCCAGA GGAAATCCTGCGGTCCCCCAGAGGCCCCACCTGCAGGGAGGATCCTCCAACCCACAGATTTTCTGTTTGGCACACATGTGAACGTGCTCTGCGATGAGGG GTACCAACTCCACGGGAGGAATTTCATCCGCTGTTGGCTTAAAGGAGATGACGTTGAGTGGAGTGAACTTCCAACCTGTGAAC TAATCACCTGCTCTTCACCTCCTCGGATCAGCAACGGGAGGCACGATGGTGAAGGTGTAGAAAAGTTTGCTTACAACTCAACAGTGACCTACAGCTGTGACTCTGGCTTCCAACTCATTGGGAATGTGAGCATCCGTTGTACGAGAGCAGAGAATGCAAGAGGGGTCTGGAGTGGAGCAGTGCCCCAATGTAAAG AGAAAAGCCCACCTGTCAAACTTGGAATAAAACCCATGGAAAGGAGTCCTCCTCCCCAGG gttCCCAGAGACGTGACCTCAAACCACCCAAGAAGACTTTCacaatggaaatgaaaatgagccTCTATAAGAAGTCACTCCAAAACACCaactccttctcctcctcttcttcgTTCTCCAGGAAGCCAG GGAGCTGTGCCACCTCAGCTCTCAAATTTGTGATGCCTCTGTACAAAACCCAAAGCTCCTTCTCTCCTGGAACCCACAAGCAATCTCCGTGTTCTCCCAAGTATCgcagcatctctgctgttttccccaaggctggctgctctgaaaacacGTGGTGGTCTAAAGCTGCAGCATTTTGTGGAA AAAGGTCGTGGGCAGCCAGGAGAACCTGGACGTGGCAGAAGTGCTGCTATCACCGATTTCCCATCCGCTGCAAAAGGCTCTTTTACCTGTAG
- the LOC125684152 gene encoding complement decay-accelerating factor-like isoform X2 → MKAKRRCPDSEGGSASFAAGRAGPGLEDFPKCPLAAMGSAPSRSLLLSLLSLLPAVCGDCGPLPKLSRAEPPEDVRHKDSFPVGSQVTYRCLQNLSKIPSRLDTIKCLSNSLWSNLQEFCDRSCQSPPHVAFAKLSEEDEMKNFYAVGITVSYDCSPGYENSTAELPSSTCRENSTWSEVPELCHKQSCGPPTKPEHGTVEVHTVIKGVFHLLFHLGTWGCLDSASNVSGFSLCNWHYSSDKLNPSFGREGVGEPLHPTTCPHPLCHWSCCAHRLEHQEVQ, encoded by the exons ATGAAGGCAAAACGCCGCTGCCCCGATTCCGAGGGCGGCTCCGCTTCTTTCGCtgcgggccgggcggggccgggACTGGAGGATTTCCCCAAATGCCCGCTGGCCGCGATGGGCTCCGCTCCGTCCcgctccctgctgctgtccctgctgtcgCTGTTGCCCGCGGTGTGCG GTGACTGTGGGCCGCTGCCCAAGCTCAGCAGGGCAGAACCCCCCGAGGACGTCCGGCACAAGGACAGCTTCCCTGTGGGCTCCCAAGTAACGTACAGATGCCTCCAGAATTTATCGAAAATCCCATCGCGGTTGGATACAATAAAATGCCTTAGTAACTCCCTATGGTCCAACCTGCAGGAGTTCTGCGACC GCAGCTGCCAGAGCCCTCCCCACGTGGCTTTTGCCAAACTATCAGAAGAAGATGAGATGAAGAATTTTTATGCTGTTGGGATCACTGTGAGCTACGACTGCAGCCCAGGCTAtgagaacagcactgctgaactccccagcagcacctgccGTGAGAATTCAACATGGTCAGAAGTTCCTGAGCTGTGTCACA AGCAGTCTTGTGGTCCTCCGACAAAGCCAGAACACGGCACAGTTGAG GTACACACTGTCATCAAGGGAGTCTTTCATCTATTGTTTCATTTGGGGACATGGGGTTGCCTGGACTCCGCTTCCAACGTGTCAGG CTTCTCCCTCTGCAACTGGCACTACAGCAGTGACAAACTCAACCCCTCATTTGGAAGAGAAGGCGTCGGAGAGCCGCTACATCCTAC CACTTGTCCTCATCCCTTGTGTCACTG gagctgctgtgctcatcGCTTGGAGCATCAAGAAGTgcagtga
- the LOC125684152 gene encoding complement decay-accelerating factor-like isoform X1, with product MKAKRRCPDSEGGSASFAAGRAGPGLEDFPKCPLAAMGSAPSRSLLLSLLSLLPAVCGDCGPLPKLSRAEPPEDVRHKDSFPVGSQVTYRCLQNLSKIPSRLDTIKCLSNSLWSNLQEFCDRSCQSPPHVAFAKLSEEDEMKNFYAVGITVSYDCSPGYENSTAELPSSTCRENSTWSEVPELCHKQSCGPPTKPEHGTVEVTDYHFLASAKVVCDEGYTLSSRESFIYCFIWGHGVAWTPLPTCQASPSATGTTAVTNSTPHLEEKASESRYILPLVLIPCVTGAAVLIAWSIKKCSERKKTGSYKPNPADEEQNLQHRAQS from the exons ATGAAGGCAAAACGCCGCTGCCCCGATTCCGAGGGCGGCTCCGCTTCTTTCGCtgcgggccgggcggggccgggACTGGAGGATTTCCCCAAATGCCCGCTGGCCGCGATGGGCTCCGCTCCGTCCcgctccctgctgctgtccctgctgtcgCTGTTGCCCGCGGTGTGCG GTGACTGTGGGCCGCTGCCCAAGCTCAGCAGGGCAGAACCCCCCGAGGACGTCCGGCACAAGGACAGCTTCCCTGTGGGCTCCCAAGTAACGTACAGATGCCTCCAGAATTTATCGAAAATCCCATCGCGGTTGGATACAATAAAATGCCTTAGTAACTCCCTATGGTCCAACCTGCAGGAGTTCTGCGACC GCAGCTGCCAGAGCCCTCCCCACGTGGCTTTTGCCAAACTATCAGAAGAAGATGAGATGAAGAATTTTTATGCTGTTGGGATCACTGTGAGCTACGACTGCAGCCCAGGCTAtgagaacagcactgctgaactccccagcagcacctgccGTGAGAATTCAACATGGTCAGAAGTTCCTGAGCTGTGTCACA AGCAGTCTTGTGGTCCTCCGACAAAGCCAGAACACGGCACAGTTGAGGTAACAGATTACCACTTCCTTGCAAGTGCCAAGGTGGTTTGTGATGAAGG GTACACACTGTCATCAAGGGAGTCTTTCATCTATTGTTTCATTTGGGGACATGGGGTTGCCTGGACTCCGCTTCCAACGTGTCAGG CTTCTCCCTCTGCAACTGGCACTACAGCAGTGACAAACTCAACCCCTCATTTGGAAGAGAAGGCGTCGGAGAGCCGCTACATCCTAC CACTTGTCCTCATCCCTTGTGTCACTG gagctgctgtgctcatcGCTTGGAGCATCAAGAAGTgcagtgagaggaaaaagacTGG GTCTTACAAGCCAAATCCTGCAGATGAAGAGCAGAACCTACAACACAGAGCGCAGAGCTGA